One window from the genome of Nicotiana tomentosiformis chromosome 5, ASM39032v3, whole genome shotgun sequence encodes:
- the LOC138892280 gene encoding uncharacterized protein, producing MNANRTDWSKKLDDALWAYQTTFKTLIRMSPYRLVFGKSCHLVVELKHKAIWALKKLNLDWDAAANLRVAHLNELDEFWYHAYASSSLYKEKMKYLHDKYIRNREFKLGDLVLSFNSRLKTFPRNLKSKLSGPFEIVGVMPFGALDLKNKNNEVFRVNGHRVKNYLGKVDDGHVGAVIHFK from the coding sequence atgaatgctaaccggacggattggtcaaagaagcttgatgatgcactatgggcttatcagactACTTTCAAAACTCTTATCAGGATGTCTCcttaccggttggtgtttggcaaatCTTGTCATCTTGTGGTGGAACTTAAGCACAAAGCCATTTGGGctttaaagaaattgaatcttgattgggatgcagctgctaacttgcgggttgcacatttgaatgaattggatgagttctggtaccatgcctatgcaagttcgtccttgtataaaGAGAAGATGAAATACCTCCATGACAAATACATTCGGAACAGGGAGTTCAAGttgggcgatcttgttttgtcGTTCAACTCACGGTTGAAAACGTTTCCCAGAAACCTAAAATCTAAAttgagtggtccctttgaaattgtgggtgtaatgccttttggtgcattggacttgaagaacaaaaacaatgaggttttccgagtcaatggtcaccgggtgaagaacTATTTAggaaaggttgatgatggccacgtgggggcagtgattcatttcaaatga